The Pukyongia salina genome segment AGGAAGTGCACGATTGATCACAAGCGGGAATATTGATAAAAAGGAAGCTCGCATTAGAGAGATAGTGCGAGAGATCTTAATGAAATACCCACCTGGAAATTCAATGAATTAAAAACAAACCCTCCATTTTGGAGGGTTTTTTATTTAGACTCACCCCCGTTTTCTTCGCGCTTTAGAAGCATATTATTAGTTGATTTACTAATAGTTTATTGATTCCGTTCTCATTTGCGTGGGCTCTCCACCGGTTATCCTTATTATTTAACACCGTGCTATTTAAAATGATGCTTATTAAAGGACTTGTGTTAGATAAATGCTGTCTTTCGAGTGAATTTATGTTACCTATCTCCTAGTGCTCCCTTCGATCCCCAGGTAATGTTACCATAATTATATCTTTTGTTACAATAGTAACATAGGTTGATAGAAGGGGATTATACTTTAGTCATGTTAGGTTTTTTCTCAAATAATAAAGGAAAAATCCCCACCTAAAACAGAGTCTTTAGCTATCGATAGTGATGAAGTAGGAATCTACTTTTACACCATGATTAACAGACACATAAAATTAACCTTTTAAATAATCTACAATGAAAACAATTTTTACTTTCTTACTAGTGCTGGCAACCACCTTTGGTGTAGCACAAAATTCGATGTTCGTTCATACCGCTACGGTCGCGAACAGTTCATTTAATGTTACTTACATCGATCATCCGGACCTTAATGCTAACCCAAATGCCAATTTAGTGGTTAGCCACAACTGGAACCCTGTGGGGTCTTCCGGCGTGTATAACGATAATGTTACCGGAGTATGGTACGACACCTTTTCCCAACAATGGGCCATTTACAATGAGAATCCGGGTGTAAATATTGTTCCGGATAGTTCGTATAATGTTTATTATTCTACAAACACTGCTACCATAACTCATATTGCCACGGTTGGCAATCAAGGAGCTATAGACTCATACACCGTTTTAAATAGCCCACTATTAAACGGTAATCCAAATGCTCATGCCGTTTTAACTACCTATTATAATCCTAACAATCAATACAATGATACTGTCTATGGTTTTTGGTACGACGATACACTGGACAGATGGATCATCTATAGTGAGGACGGCAGCACTATACCCTTAGGCTCCGCTTTTTTTGTAGCGGTGAATGGAGCAGATGTACAAACCATGAGACACGTGGCTATTCCAAGTAATATATTTGGTAATTACACCCTGATCGATCATCCGGTCTTGAACGGTGACCCGAATGCAGTTTTTGTATTTGGCCACAATTGGGGTATTTCGGGAGATCCTTCTAATGTGATAATGGATCACAACATGGGT includes the following:
- a CDS encoding T9SS type A sorting domain-containing protein, with the translated sequence MKTIFTFLLVLATTFGVAQNSMFVHTATVANSSFNVTYIDHPDLNANPNANLVVSHNWNPVGSSGVYNDNVTGVWYDTFSQQWAIYNENPGVNIVPDSSYNVYYSTNTATITHIATVGNQGAIDSYTVLNSPLLNGNPNAHAVLTTYYNPNNQYNDTVYGFWYDDTLDRWIIYSEDGSTIPLGSAFFVAVNGADVQTMRHVAIPSNIFGNYTLIDHPVLNGDPNAVFVFGHNWGISGDPSNVIMDHNMGVWYDGSNWSIYTEDLSNMPDNATFDLLIYDETLGVTDNKVEGLYYGPNPVKDILDIRANDPITSVTIYNLLGQKLTKVAGDGNAIGINLSGYAAGTYFATVIVGNASETVKLIKQ